One segment of Trachemys scripta elegans isolate TJP31775 chromosome 1, CAS_Tse_1.0, whole genome shotgun sequence DNA contains the following:
- the LOC117886168 gene encoding cystatin-B-like, which translates to MKCGGLTGVQPATAETQQVVDEVKLQVEEKEGKKFEVFTAVEFKTQLVAGINYFIKVHVGNEEFLHLRVFKSLPHENRPLSLSSYQSSKTKHDELTYF; encoded by the exons ATGAAGTGTGGGGGGCTGACGGGTGTCCAGCCGGCTACCGCAGAAACGCAGCAGGTTGTCGATGAG gtgAAGCTTCAAGTGGAAGAAAAAGAAGGGAAGAAATTTGAGGTCTTCACTGCTGTGGAGTTTAAAACTCAGCTGGTTGCTGGAATAAACTACTTCATCAAG GTCCATGTTGGCAATGAGGAGTTCTTGCACTTGCGGGTGTTCAAAAGCCTTCCTCATGAGAACAGACCTCTGAGCCTCTCCAGTTATCAGAGCAGCAAGACTAAGCATGATGAGCTGACTTACTTTTAG